From a region of the Mycolicibacterium sp. MU0050 genome:
- a CDS encoding nitroreductase family deazaflavin-dependent oxidoreductase, producing MPSMAGRLLRTRWLVRAPIALYRAGLGFLFGHRMLLLEHRGRKTGLPRYVVLEVADRPGPQCYVVPSGFGETSQWYRNVLADPRVKVSVGTRRAVPATARAMTREESEATLAGYQRRHPLTWRLLAPAMQEALGADDLAVPMVELNLDPR from the coding sequence ATGCCCTCCATGGCCGGACGCCTGCTGCGGACGCGGTGGCTGGTGCGCGCCCCCATCGCGCTCTACCGCGCCGGGCTCGGCTTCCTGTTCGGCCACCGCATGTTGCTGCTGGAGCATCGCGGACGCAAGACGGGCCTGCCCCGGTACGTGGTCCTGGAGGTCGCCGACCGCCCCGGCCCGCAGTGCTACGTGGTCCCCTCCGGATTCGGCGAAACCTCGCAGTGGTACCGCAATGTGCTGGCAGATCCGCGAGTCAAGGTCAGCGTCGGGACCCGGCGCGCGGTGCCCGCCACGGCGCGCGCCATGACCCGCGAGGAGTCCGAGGCGACGCTGGCCGGCTACCAGCGCCGGCACCCGCTGACCTGGCGGCTCCTGGCGCCGGCGATGCAGGAGGCGCTGGGCGCCGACGACCTCGCGGTGCCGATGGTGGAGCTGAACCTCGATCCGCGCTGA